gagagagagcgaTTCAACTTTATTTACAAACAGCCGTTAGTCCTGGCCGTTGACGCTTGTACGATGATGTCGTGTGGTGGGAATGGCAGGACGAAGTTGCTTACCACGCGCGCGATGGCTTACATATATCGCATGATTGTCAAAAGCGAACAATAGATAGCATAACGCTAGAGTCTGTTCAGTTTCGCATCATCCGCATCTTTCAAGAAAATTGCCGGCTCCGAGCCGCTGCCACTGAAAAGTTTTTCAATCTCCTCGAGACTCTTGCCCTTTGTCTCCGGCACAAACACGACAAAGGGCACGAACGCAACCACGACCAGCGCACCGTAGAGCCAGTACGCGCCGGCTGTGCCCAGAAGGTGTTGAATGTCGAAGTGCTCCTTGACCACCAGAAACCCGGTCGCGAACAGAAATGCCGTGCATATGCTGGAAGCCACACCTTTAGCCTTGAGCGGGATCATTTCCCCAAGAATCACGAACGGCAGCGGGCCCAGCCCTAGCGAATGTCCCACGGCATACAGGCCGATGGCGAGAAGGGGAAACCAGCCGTACTGCTTGGAAAATTCTTCGCCGTTCACCTCCTTCAGGTGGAAGTACAGGCCGAGGAGTCCAAGACCGATCACGGTAATGACCGCCGACGCTATCAACAGTGCCTTGCGTCCAGCTCTGTCGGCGAGGATGGTGGCCACGAAGAACGTTACCACGGTAACGCCTCCCAGGATGATCGAACAGTTGTCGGACTCCAAGGACGCGCCAGCCTCGTCGAAGATGTACTTGGCGTAAAAGAGCACAACGTTGATGGCGCCAGCCTGCTGCATGAACATGGGCAGAAGGGAGTACAAGAAGGGTTTGTAGATGTGTGGTTTCCGCATCTCGGCCAACGTGAGACCCGGTACGTCGGCAGCGCTGCGCTCCAGTGAGCTGAACTCTTCGTCGACGCGTGGGCCCCTGTAGAACTTCAGCGTTTCTAAAGCCTGGCCGCGACGGCCCTTTAAGACGAGCCATCGAGGTGATTCCTGTACGTAGAGGGCGAATGCCGTGCCCGATACGAAAGCCGGCACGAGGCAGGCTACGGCGAGCCACGTGTAATAGAGCCACTTGCCCATCACGTAGCCCATCAGAATTCCCACGGCCATGAGCAAGTTGCAACCCGTGTTCAGCAGGCCTCGAAGGTGTGCTGGAGACACTTCCGACAGGTACACCGAAGTAGCAGGCGCCGCCGTGCCCATGCCGCCGCCGGTCAGAAAACGGCCGACAAAGAGCCACGGCGTTGACGGTGCCAGGATGATACATATCCAGCCGGACACGAACCACACGGCGACTGTGACCATGGTCTTCCGGCGCCCCATTAAGTTTACTAGTTGACCTGAAAAGTAACGAGAGTTCTTTTTCTGTGCCACGAAATCTGTTGTGCTGAACCTAATGCGAAACGGACGATTCAGCAGACGAAATGTGGCTGTCATTTGTTGTATTATACACTTATCTGTgcatttaacttttttttatgaTAACACAATGAAAGATTCGATTGAATGTCGGTGGGCACAGATGATCACTTGAGTATGTGAGTCACAGTACGGAAATGTTCTAAACGTTAGGAATGTTAGTATGACAAGATGGTATCACTCTGTTAAATACCAAATTTAACGGGCGCGAGGTTCGGAACAAAATATTCGGAACCATTTGCATAGCCTTAAAATTTGCTTCTGAGAAAATGCATCGCTTGAGGGCTCAATATTCATTTATTTCTACACTGCCCAACTAATCCTTTACGCTATGCGAAGTAAACTATACCGGAGAAATTCTTCATCTAGGGTCTTCAGAGGATATGAAACCCTTGTGCAGTCACTAATAAGGGTCTTATGAGGTTATGAAACGCTTGTGCAGTCACTAATAACACGAGGCGGCAAAACACAAATATAAGAAACTACGTATTTGAGCTGTATTTTGGGTGACTCGTTTCTCTACGGGAACCGTTCAGTAAAATGAATGTCGGAAGTAAGAAAAAGGACACAGGCGCTGTCTAACGTCGAACGTTTTCGAAGTTGAATTGAGTGAAATGCTACCTTtcgtgtttatctttttttttttttttgatgttacTCTCTTTAATGTTCCTCGTGTGCTAGGCTGTTAAAATTCATAGACAAACCAGACAACCTTTCATGCTCACGCGACCGAACAATGGGGAAGCTCGCTTTTAGTCTCACTTGTGCTGGTTGTGTGGCGTATCACAGTATCATTTCTGTTTGTATACACAGCACAATCCAGGGTGGATAGCAGGACCTGCACTTGTGCACTATTGAGGTTTCGCTGCGAACAAGAAAGCGTGACAAGTGATCACAACGGTGTTTCAGATTGAGTACTTGATTTTATTAAAAGGTGACTATATTTTTTTATTGATTGAGAAGGAAGTTTGTACACTGGACGATGATATCATAATCATCCGCCCAACTTAAGTAGTGGTTAAGTGGGCTGTGATTCTGAAGATCGGCTAAGACCCAATAGGACTAGGTGGGAACGAGGCCGAAACTACAATGAACAGTTTTTATTTCATTGTGACGCTTCGTTTTTCCATGACATTAATTTTGATATGGCGAAGACTAGTGTGTTTAATACCCGCTGCTTTACTACTTTGTCCCGTCAAATTCTTGCTTTCAGCATTGCAAAACGTTACGCGTTGTTTAGACGATGCTTTTaaaaagttttcattttttttatgttgaGTGGAATACCGTATAAAATTTTCAGCTAGTCCAATAATCTTAATTGGTTTTGTGGTCGTGTTTTTTATATAGTGCATTTCTGTATCATTTGCATTCCGCTTCGAAAACGAGTAATTCAAGAGCAACATATAGACACACATTGTAAGATCGACTTATGGCAGCAACTGATCAACATCTTGCAAAACTTCTGTGTGAATAATACCATAATCCTACACTGATTCTTACTTGCGAACTTTTGTCAAACGTCTGCACCACAGTCACCATCTACAGTGGTCTCTGGAGCCAATGTTCTGACAAAATGACTTGTTTTCGTCAGGGCCTTAATTGTCAGGGTGATTAGGGACTTGTAGAAACGTTGGCTCCATAGACATCTCTTGTTCGAACACTTTTGATAATCTCAGGTCTGAACcttcctgtgaacttctgtcttgttCGCATATAGGTGCCACAAAAACAAGCACAACAAATTTACGCCAGCTCCCAGAGAATCTGACGTTACTTGGCGGTGGATGTGTCACAGTTAATTATTACGTACGGGCAGCTATTGAACAAGGAATACTTTGAATACGCCGAGTGGTCAAGTTGCTTACCTCCGATGAGACCTCCCAGCACTGCGCCGGGCAGCACGAGAGACCCGAACCACGTGGCCTCGTCCTCGGTGAGGCCGAACCGCTGTCGGATGTCTGGCAGCGCTGGTGACGAATAGGCACACATGAGACCCGCTGACGTCATGGCGAGGTAGGCGGCAGCCACGCAAAAGGAGAGACggcgccgagcggccgccgccttGGCCGCATCACAGTTCGGTTGCCCGTCCGCGGTGTCGTTGCCTGCACGTGCGCGCGTTGGTAGCGAGAAAGGCGTCAAATTTGGTTTGGCACGAATGAGCGACGTGCGCTGGACAGAATAGGCTGAAAGTGACTATGCGCTATTATCGGGAGTTGGGAGCACCAGCTGCTTCGGCTTGGATCGACATCGCACCATTAAGAACGTCAATACGCAGTAAAAAGTTATTGTGTCCTTAAGGAGTTCTGGTGGGTCCATTGGCCAACATTTTTACCCTTGAGGCTGCAAAAAAATTCCAGCACACGACAGTCAGCTCATACTACACCTGCGATGAACGCAGAGGTtgtttgaagctaaacatttcgacagaattacctgtctggttgggaaaattgattaagattTAGAGACTGACTCTTCGGAGGtggcggcacaccgccacctccgaagaataccccctgaagaaggagcccaattggttccgaaacgtcgggctagtaaatttccttatttggttggagtcaatctctaagtcttaaagAGGTTGTTTGAAACTGTGTACTGTGGCCACCTGGTGCGTACCAAAGTACCTGACGCTAGTTTGACAGGGATACGTGTCAAAGTTTATTTACGGCAGTTTTCGTGTAATGTTTACTTACCACAAGAAGTCGCCAGAAAAAAAAGACCATTTGCCCCCATGAACGATTAGATGCTACCCCTGTAAGGTATTGGTAGTAGCAATGACACAAATTCTTGAGGTTGCGAACATTTTTACTGTGGAGGTAACTTACAGTGACCAGAGGCCATTGTATATATTTACACTGAGTTGCTTGGGCTTCAACTGTAGCAGGACGCCATTCCTATAAAGAGAAGAGGTACACGTTCTGTTTTATGACTCGCCCGAGCTTGACGCATCCAATCTTGGTCAATCACTGCCAGTGAAATAAGACCTAGCGGGTCCGTGCTCGCTCTTTCAAAAGTGCATGCTGTGGACGTCGAAGGTACGCGAACTTGCATTATGTAGCAGATGGTCGACACTTGTACGTGGGATAATTATCTGCTCTCGTGCGCGCGAGAGAGCGTCAGTCACATATGAGCCTGATCGTTGTCTTATACAGCAAAGTTCGGGCACGACGCCTGTTTCACTGTCCAattcaggcgcggatccaggggggatgtccggatgtcctgaccccccccccccccccccctcagatttctgcattgccccctcgctgacagggggatagccctgtcgcaaaaaaaagaaaaaaaaatggccaccagcattctccAAAAGTATTTTTGGCGAGTACCAGTGgcatcagccatgtagaagtaaagctagctcgctcacaagcttagttgtattccgtaggagtgtggtgtggCGAacttgccgtagttattttttctcatgaacatcttggacctcctggcgcctgccgtgcctcactcgtcccgtcggtggcgtcgaatgaacgaggggacgtcccttttgccaagcacgccgaggtccgctcgagcgccttcgcgcctgattagtttccttggggtgtcaacggttgcctgattggctgtcatcggttccgcgaccaacctgcttaatgaaagagatctctcgctgaagtgttcatatataaataacaacaactaacagctaaactataagaactacgcataggcagcgttttttaactgtagcactcattgtgatcacagttacacgttgacaatatccagtacgagcacagtaccgttagtgcgctacaagtttttcattgtaacttcgcagttttattgtcgtacattaagcatagaaggctcaaacccgccggatctgtttatctgagtgggcgttctcgcggagcggatcgaagcctcgagccgcggctgcgaagtgggggagcgtgacgtcagcggccaacgccagcgcgcgggcctaggatggcgtcgcgtggttagagaaacgggagcagatgcgcgccttgtgtaaaaggatgacgtcgtgtgggacacaaaacatgaagacgctggctcgcgctctcggctactacgccacatcgttattcttgtaggtggcgtcgtgagtcttcatacgcggtgattcgcatatcgtaaacaaccggcgtagtggttgccgcgttggagcggagcgttacgcccgtattcaagaacgttcctctagtcaacacaccaccacgactcaagagagaagatagcaccgccatccctccacagaagtggtcactgagcttcatgatcattcacgggaattcttgagaatagtcgcgtctttatcagtcgagaggcggcgctctgctcaacaaggtggagtgaactaagagcttcgagtcgagggctgtttgagaatacgggagttagtcctccaaagcaaacgaaggtgtctcagccgaacacaaagaatcttcttaaggaaatcaaggtgtcccaacagaacttcAAAGACGGagccgtgcttacgcatttattaCGAaactgcaaaagatcatcccaaattttattttaagaaacaatacaggctagatataccgcgtgttcaaaattaagctttatggctttcttaaaattatgcactgggaggcacatgcagaccacctgcgcaaataagttatttggccagggggacacaaagtgagatgataattatcgctgtcagcagcccaattaaccaaaattgaataattaactttttattgactgcagtaagtttgTATTGACTGcagtgtatgtttgtattcaaaagttagaggcagtcgtgtttctacacagtttcactaagaagaattattctagcgtgtctgtgctccgagaaatccaactccaaatttcaattgtcgttcgcatgattagcATGCAAGAGattgaggatcggcgcaaagctcttcctgatgtgacgcggttgttgcgtgcggcgtttagtcagacaacggggcggaggcattggcaaagataataactgtccgccttcccctcacggctggcgaaatgaaaaaaaaatctaaaaactcgtaaccgctgtcgtaacacgcgagcGCGccgcctgtaaagatggcggcagctgccatgccgagataatggcgcgagcggagaagccggagggcagcgcgcgtgcgtaatggtgactagacgatcgggcatggtccttgtttgggctacgcaaataaagtgactgctgatttccaagtattttaagttttattgaaatcaagagcaacaactgcaccatcaacagcagaaacctttttagctatgctaacgaatatttcatactgccgctttaagtttggtgttgtcatgcacaaatctcatgacaacacttcacccatcaagatgtcaatgccctaaaaatgtccaaaatgcttCCCTttcacagcaacgcaaagcataaaccgctctcgcgtcgactcgattattctgcgcagtatgacaattgaaatttggagtcgaaTATCTCGGAGTACGGAcatgctagaataattcttccgactgatactgtgtagaaactcgactgtccctaagttttcaatacacacatacccacttactgcagtcaacaaaaaataattgttcaattttagttaattgggctgctaacagcgataattatcatctcactttgtgcccccctagccacataacttatttacacaggtggtcttcgcgtgcctcccagtgcctaattttcagaaaaccataaagcttagttttgaacaccctgtattatcaggcgcagccgccaagcacgtggctgtattgggtaacgtccttttcctataagctcggagaaaccgatacctggcttcgctacaggtcttcttcctctttctggggttttacttgccaaaaccagttctgattatgaggcacgccgtagtggaaggctccggattaattttgaccacctggggttctttaacctgcactacaacgcaagaacacgggcatt
This Dermacentor silvarum isolate Dsil-2018 chromosome 6, BIME_Dsil_1.4, whole genome shotgun sequence DNA region includes the following protein-coding sequences:
- the LOC119455796 gene encoding facilitated trehalose transporter Tret1, which codes for MKTHADSRGMGSIDFMPLQNTAANGVPKSAKPSNVDYSPGFLKGNDTADGQPNCDAAKAAAARRRLSFCVAAAYLAMTSAGLMCAYSSPALPDIRQRFGLTEDEATWFGSLVLPGAVLGGLIGGQLVNLMGRRKTMVTVAVWFVSGWICIILAPSTPWLFVGRFLTGGGMGTAAPATSVYLSEVSPAHLRGLLNTGCNLLMAVGILMGYVMGKWLYYTWLAVACLVPAFVSGTAFALYVQESPRWLVLKGRRGQALETLKFYRGPRVDEEFSSLERSAADVPGLTLAEMRKPHIYKPFLYSLLPMFMQQAGAINVVLFYAKYIFDEAGASLESDNCSIILGGVTVVTFFVATILADRAGRKALLIASAVITVIGLGLLGLYFHLKEVNGEEFSKQYGWFPLLAIGLYAVGHSLGLGPLPFVILGEMIPLKAKGVASSICTAFLFATGFLVVKEHFDIQHLLGTAGAYWLYGALVVVAFVPFVVFVPETKGKSLEEIEKLFSGSGSEPAIFLKDADDAKLNRL